One window of Treponema denticola genomic DNA carries:
- a CDS encoding PQQ-like beta-propeller repeat protein: MKKLSIVCVLVFITVIFTSCDLLFGGKRKPIEENNEPVYKPDYAWQLQLDGMQLRSQAYTEAKYFYLLEFITDVDNNGSRLEKIRLVKIDMESGTYVWKSSKVFADTSLNFSFSNIVKIEDRLYYMSPYGIVYCHSDLTGDVLAAVRIGKTEKEAIFNSCLYDIVTDGIDIYWSTRGNSDLMFRPFVKLEVSKIDYTHSSEIQTIIPESIYVRENYKECTVLTAPIIENRILYFITMNTYTPIDKGKCILVAIDLTTKTVLWETEIEKLCGSVANSLYVHDDILYVLDSSLLKVNKNTGEIIFRYDEEEGPVFTKPLITPSEYICGIQYHEGKFYYTTVASRDAHLQINIAKEHVYSLVCVNAEDFRLEWGFHPVGGTSSTFPIIANDRAYIVTHLDGLRVFDIKTGQLIGVDKTVLGWGDEVTFLYKNYYIFFNTDFDTNRAKLCAIRV; the protein is encoded by the coding sequence ATGAAAAAACTGTCTATAGTGTGTGTATTGGTGTTTATTACGGTAATTTTTACCTCCTGCGATTTATTGTTCGGTGGTAAAAGAAAGCCCATAGAAGAAAACAACGAACCTGTATATAAGCCCGATTATGCATGGCAATTACAGCTGGATGGCATGCAGTTGCGCTCTCAGGCTTATACCGAGGCTAAATATTTTTATTTATTGGAATTTATTACGGATGTAGATAATAACGGTTCAAGATTGGAAAAAATAAGACTTGTTAAGATAGATATGGAAAGCGGCACTTATGTGTGGAAGTCTTCAAAGGTTTTTGCTGACACATCTTTAAATTTTTCTTTTTCGAATATTGTCAAGATAGAAGACAGATTATATTATATGTCGCCCTACGGTATAGTCTATTGCCATTCGGATTTAACGGGAGATGTGCTGGCTGCTGTACGAATAGGCAAAACCGAAAAAGAAGCTATTTTTAATAGCTGTCTTTATGATATAGTTACCGATGGTATAGACATTTATTGGTCAACCAGAGGTAACAGCGACCTTATGTTTAGACCATTTGTTAAATTAGAGGTTTCAAAAATAGATTATACTCATAGCAGTGAAATACAAACGATTATTCCCGAATCAATATATGTAAGAGAAAATTATAAAGAATGTACTGTTTTGACAGCTCCGATAATCGAAAACCGTATTTTATATTTTATAACAATGAATACATATACGCCCATAGATAAAGGAAAGTGTATTCTTGTAGCTATAGATTTAACTACAAAGACCGTGTTATGGGAAACGGAGATTGAAAAACTTTGCGGTTCGGTTGCCAATTCCCTGTATGTGCATGACGATATTTTATATGTTTTGGACAGCAGCCTTTTAAAAGTAAACAAAAATACGGGAGAGATAATTTTTAGGTATGATGAAGAAGAAGGCCCTGTTTTTACAAAGCCCCTAATAACACCTTCAGAGTATATATGCGGTATTCAGTATCATGAAGGGAAATTTTATTATACTACTGTTGCATCAAGGGATGCTCATTTACAGATAAACATAGCAAAAGAGCATGTATATTCACTTGTCTGTGTAAATGCGGAAGATTTTAGATTGGAATGGGGTTTTCATCCTGTGGGAGGAACGAGCAGTACTTTTCCTATTATTGCAAATGACAGGGCATATATTGTAACCCATTTAGACGGATTGCGTGTTTTTGACATAAAAACCGGACAACTTATAGGTGTAGATAAAACAGTCTTGGGCTGGGGCGATGAAGTAACTTTTTTATATAAAAATTACTATATCTTTTTTAATACCGACTTTGATACAAATAGGGCTAAACTTTGTGCAATAAGAGTTTAA
- a CDS encoding PQQ-like beta-propeller repeat protein: MKKLSIVCILVFITIIFTSCDLLFGGKKKPIQENNEPVYNPDYAWQLQLDGKQLSSQAYADGKYFYLLEFIVEVNSEGKRIQEKIRLVKIDMESGTYVWKSSKVFRDKYVNFSFSNIVKIKDRLYYMSPYGIVYCHSDLTGDVQAAVRIGKTEKEAIFNSCAYDIVTDGMDIYWGSYGNSDPIATPFFKLDLSKIDYTHSSEIQTIIPESIYVRENYKECTVWTAPIIKDRILYFITMNTYTPIDKGKCILVAIDLTTKTVLWETEIEKLCGSVANSLYVHDDILYVLDSSLLKVNKKTGKILFRYDEEEGPVFTKPLITPSGYVCGIQYHEGKFYYTTVASRDAHLQINIAKEHVYSLVCVNAEDFRLEWGFHPVGGTSSTFPIIANDRAYIVTHLDGLRVFDIKTGQLIGVDKTVLGWGDEVTFLYKNYYIFFNTDFDTNRAKLCAIRV; the protein is encoded by the coding sequence ATGAAAAAACTGTCTATAGTGTGTATTTTGGTGTTTATTACGATAATTTTTACATCCTGCGATTTATTGTTCGGCGGTAAAAAAAAGCCCATACAAGAAAACAACGAACCTGTATATAATCCCGATTATGCATGGCAATTACAGCTGGACGGTAAACAGCTTAGTTCTCAAGCTTATGCAGATGGTAAGTACTTTTATTTATTGGAATTTATTGTCGAAGTAAATAGTGAAGGGAAAAGAATACAAGAAAAGATAAGACTTGTTAAGATAGATATGGAAAGCGGCACTTATGTGTGGAAGTCTTCAAAAGTATTTAGGGATAAATATGTAAATTTTTCTTTTTCGAATATTGTCAAGATAAAAGACAGATTATATTATATGTCGCCCTACGGTATAGTCTATTGTCATTCGGATTTAACGGGAGATGTGCAGGCTGCTGTACGAATAGGCAAAACCGAAAAAGAAGCTATTTTTAATAGTTGTGCTTATGATATAGTTACCGATGGAATGGACATTTATTGGGGTAGTTATGGTAATAGTGATCCTATAGCAACTCCTTTTTTCAAATTGGACCTTTCAAAAATCGATTATACTCATAGCAGTGAAATACAAACGATTATACCCGAATCAATATATGTAAGAGAAAATTATAAAGAATGTACTGTTTGGACAGCTCCGATAATCAAAGACCGTATTTTGTACTTTATAACAATGAATACATATACGCCCATAGATAAAGGAAAATGTATTCTTGTAGCTATAGATTTAACTACAAAGACCGTGTTATGGGAAACAGAGATTGAAAAACTTTGCGGTTCGGTTGCCAATTCCCTGTATGTGCATGACGATATTTTATATGTTTTGGACAGCAGTCTTTTAAAAGTAAACAAAAAGACGGGAAAGATACTTTTCAGATATGATGAGGAAGAGGGACCTGTTTTTACAAAGCCCCTAATAACACCTTCAGGGTATGTATGCGGTATTCAGTATCATGAAGGGAAATTTTATTATACTACTGTTGCATCAAGGGATGCTCATTTACAGATAAACATAGCAAAAGAGCATGTATATTCACTTGTCTGTGTAAATGCGGAAGATTTTAGATTGGAATGGGGTTTTCATCCTGTGGGAGGAACGAGCAGTACTTTTCCTATTATTGCAAATGACAGGGCCTATATTGTAACCCATTTAGACGGATTGCGTGTTTTTGACATAAAAACCGGACAACTTATAGGTGTAGATAAAACAGTCTTGGGCTGGGGCGATGAAGTAACTTTTTTATATAAAAATTACTATATCTTTTTTAATACCGACTTTGATACAAATAGGGCTAAACTTTGTGCAATAAGAGTTTAA